From the Ammospiza caudacuta isolate bAmmCau1 chromosome 1, bAmmCau1.pri, whole genome shotgun sequence genome, the window cccttttaacccaataactgatcccacagagctgtcatggggacttttctgcccaattacaaaatgccacccaaacccatggagaaggaggaaggagaagtatgaggaagaaacccaggatgacaccctgtgccctccatcttgctgccatccacaacacactaaaaaccccaaaccctcaatttctcacccagtgacacacctacactgctctctataatctgttgcacacttttgtggattccagtctgtcttgaagtctgggaagctttctccatggatgagggtcagagtcagtgctgccctgggggtcagggcagcccagagcagacaaatattcccagtgccctgggtttgcacACACGGTTTAGGGGTGTGGGTTGTTTCCCCTTGGCAGTTGtgggggaatggttggactcagtgatcttcagggtcttttccagcccagaCAGCTCGGTGGTTCACAGGCTGTTTTGTTTAGGTGGGTCCCTTCACTCCTGGTGCCCTGGATCTCCACTCAGAGGGATGCTCTGGTTGCCTTGCAGGGATGGCTGGCTTCACCGCCGTGGTGGCCTACGGGCTGTACAAGCTGAAGCACAGAGGTGACATGAAACTGTCCCTTCACCTGATCCACATGCGGGTGGCAGCCCAGGGCTTCGCTGTGGGAGCGCTGACGTGCGGTACGTATGGAATGGGAGCTGTGCTTGGGAATGGCAAAGCATGGAGAGGCTCCTGCATCTCTCCAGTGGGTAACAGAGCTGGCATGGCTGGCTGGGAGCATCCAGAACGTTTATTTCAGGCTGTTTGTGCTCCTTACTGCTGCTCAGTCAGCTTTGCTGGAGTAACCCGATTTTATGTATTTAAGTATGTAATTTCAGAGTAGCGGTTTTGATTATGTCTAGATGTGGAATGTGAGGTTCTGCATCTCTGCCTCTTACagaccaaaaaaagaaaacattcatCTGACATTAAATATGCTGCTGTTTGTAAATTTAATGCATTAGAAGATCTACAGCTTGTGTAGACCATGatattacatatttatatatctgtttatatgcatatatttttatatatatacatgcatacaatttatatacatatgtatatattttatatatatacatgtatacgatatatctatatattttatatacacatatatacaatatatacatatatgaatatattttatatatatacatgtatacaatatttatgcatatgtgtatatataaacaTAGTGTTATATGtctatatatgtgtatatattttttttatatatatgtatgtatgtgtgcatatatatatgtatatatttatatatatatatgtatgttttCAGGACTGGACTTGTGTCTCTGCATGCACAGGGACACTGTGCCTCTGATCTGTACATCCCAGATCTCCTCTGTGTGTAAATGTCCATCCCATAAAACACTATTTGTActgcattcccagcaggaacaTCAGAAAAGCTTGACTTTGGCCACAAAATCAACTAGAATTAGCTCAGGATTTGCAGTTTCATAAATTGTATGTTTTCATGCCCAGTTTCTCTGTATATGAAGAATTTTGTagtgtttattaaaaaaatgcagctgaggaggaagggaaattCTGCCTTGCTGAGAACTGTTCAGATTTTGAAAACCATTATTTCTAATTTAACACAATTCTGTAATTGTcctgttttttccctgtcttgCAGGGGTGCTGTATTCCATGTTCCGGGAGTATGTGGTGAAGCCCAAGGAATAGTGGGAAGCTGTCTGAAATCCCTGTCCTGATGCTGGCCTGGGTACTGCAGCTCCCAAGCTCCTCCTGAGGGcttcttgaagaaaacaaataatacATGGCATTAGAGAATTTTTGTGTATGGTACACTGTGCTGAACCTGGCAGCCTCAGAATGGGACCTGTGGCTCTTGGGGTCTGGGTCTCTCTGATTGACACCACCACATCCCAGTTTTTAAGGGATACTGTGGAGTGCAATCCCTCTATCTTCCCCTTCACCTCAGTCCTAAAACTGGTgattttttctgctgttgttgCCCAAAACCATGATGTCTGAACTGGCTTCTGTCAGGAAAGCCTTGCTGTCATTTTCTATCCTCTGCCTCCAACTTTGTAATTTAGAAGCTTCCAGTAGCACTAAATGACTTCTAAAATATTGAGAGCTATAATAAAcatctatattttttatttaaagcataGAGATAAGTGTGTTGCAGCTAtttaaatgttatatttattcATTGTTAACGAAGACACAGGCTCCCTATTTTTGCTATATCAGACCCTTGGATTATGATATTTTGTAACTTTATTTACAGTGTCCTTCTGAGTAACATCTAAATGtaacatttaaaatacagattgTGAAAACTGAACCTTAACATGGTGGTTTAATGCTTTTAAAGTGTACGATCTAGCTGATTTCTGCAGTACTGTTCCCCACAGAAAATTTTCAAACATTTAAATCTGAAAAGCCCCCCCCCCCATCACCTTTGAGGTATTAAAATCCTTGTCTGTGAGTTATTTTACACTCAAACTCCTTGTACTTCTAACAGCagtcacaaaaataaaagccaatTTCTAAAAAAGCACATATTTTCCTGTCAGCTGACATTCCATAGTGACAGTCTCAGATGTTACAAGGTACAAACTGCACCTACCTGTCTGTGACCTGCTGTACAGAGCAGGGGCAGATTAAACACGAATAAAAGTGAGCAGTGGAGGTAATAATTTGTATAGAGCAGGGGCAGATTAAACACGAATAAAAGTGAGCAGTGGAGGTAATAATTTCTGTGACCTGTTGTACGGAGCAGGAGGAGGTTAAACATGAATAAAAGTGAGCAGGGGAGATAATAATTTCTGTGACCTGTTGTACAGAGCAGAGGCAATAAAAGTGAGCAGTGGAGGTAATAATTTCTGTGGCCTGTTGTACGGAGCAGGGGCAGATTAAACATGAATAAAAGAGAGCAGTGGCGGTAATAGTTGTTCGCCTATGGATTTGTTGGCGAGGGGCTCCCATCCCGCAGCAGAGGGATGGCGTGAGCAGAATAAAAATCCTCTGAGGAGGGGAAGGCaattcccagcctggtgctgtccttgactcccagctgctctcaccctgctgcccttggctgctcCCACACAGATGAGGAGGGGCCCGAcgcctttttctttttctgttcctccCACCGtgaagggaggagaaggagccGCTCGCGGGGCCGGGATCGGTGGAGGAATCGCGGGGATTGCGGGAATGGCGATAGGGGGCGGTGTGTGAAGGGGAGCCATCATGGCGGCGGCGCTGAGGGGAAGGGCACGCGCGTTGCCATGGGCACCGCACCGGGAGCCGCGGCCACGACTCCGGTGCCGCCGCTGCCCAGCAGGAACCGGGGACAGCCGGGGACACCCTCCCGGTGCCACCCTCCCGGTGCCCTCGGGAACGCGGCTCGGGTAGGCCGGGGGAGGTGCGGGAAGCGCGGGCAGGAGCTCCCGCCATGGGGGAACAGCGCGGCGCTGCCGGGACCgagcaggtcctggcaggtcACAGGGGTGGTGGCAATTACAGCGACAGGTTTGCAGTTAAAATATATCAACGTAAACACGAGAAATTCTGCCTCAAAATGGGCGAGAAATTCtttctgcagagagctgggaaggTCTGGCCAGGGAGGGCGTGGAGTCTCCTTCTCTGGGGACATCCCAAAGCCACCTGGGTGagttcctgtgtcacctgctccaggtgaccccGCCTTGGAGCCCTCCTGGCTGGAGCCTGGCATGGTTTAGATGATATATTCGGGAATATTTCATCAATATTCTGGAATATTTCATCACTGGAAGTGTTGAACCTTGTGaaaaaatgcgtattttatgtttggctttttgcaaatattaaaatgaatattatatgtgttgtgttagaaagttatgctgtattaatttttttagtgGTGTGTTAagtatagttttaggttataacaaaatgttaaaatagaaactatgctatgtaagatactttttgaagaaaagactcacagtgagatagcagccacaggacaccaaaattattttcagatgtgaaaaaacgccaatcacttgttttaaaaattttaaaagtttaacagggataaaatggttataaagtAGTAATagaattagagtaataataatttggacaatttgaatgaggacaatatgagacaataaattCAAATAGTTACAGAGCTCTGGGTACCTTTTTATGGGCAGCACAAGCCGGAAAAAGGACACccattaacaaaggattaacccttaaaaacaacagcctgttgcatattcatacacctcatacatgatgcataaattccattcaaacacaggattctgtctggtcagtgtcagcttcttcctccgAATCCTAACTGTGCctttgaggcaggaagaagttaatttcttctgataatggagcaataaattctctttctctgaaggattcaggtgtcctgtggctgctgtctcactgtgagtcctttctttaaaaaaagtatcctacatagcatggtttctattttaacatttttttataacctaaaactatatttaacacactatttaatagaattaatacagcattactttctaacacatataatattcattttaatatttataaaaagcCAATCAAAAAATACACACAGaggaagagaatttattgctccattatcaggagaaatgaacttcttcctgccttgctcagccatGAAGACACagttaggattcagaggaagaaattgacactgcccagacagaatcctgtggttgaatggaatttatgcatcatgtatgaggtgtatgaatatcCAACAGGTTactgtttttaagggttaatcctttgttaacaggggtcctttttcaggcttatgtTGCCCAGAAAAAAGTACCtgactgtctgtaactctttgtatttttgtctcatattgtcctaatccaaattgtccaaattattattactctaattatattactatttttataaccattttattactattaaactttcaaaatttttaaaaacaagtgctTGGCGTTTTTCACAAACCTTTCAGTGTGGAGCACTTCATTTCTGAGAGTGCTGAAATCcacatggatgtggcacttggggacaaggtttggtggtggcactgggttaatggttggactggaggatctgAGAGGGTTTTTCCATTGTAGCATTGTGGGGTTGGAGCTGCACCTTGAGTACCATGCACATTTCTGGCCTATAGATAAGTGAATAACTCAATAagttataaaataataaattaatcaGCAATGCAGTCTAAGTAAAGAAAATTCTTAGAAAAATCACGAAGCCTAAAAAAGTCACTCTGCTAAGAATTCTAGGATATTTTCAGAACAGAGAGAACTATTCTTTGAAGATGTTCTTGCTTATCTTTGCTATCTTTAAGGTCAGTAGCTAAACCCATCAAGAGATCCAATCTAATTATAAATTTAATTATCAACCCAAAGGTTACTGAACCCAGAAAAGCTGTCTAAATTTTATATCCAGTTTGCTGAAGTAAATGGAACGGGCTCCTTATCTCTGTAGGCTTCTTCCAAATCTCAGAATTGGCTTTAatcaattaaaattaattttccagcCTCACTGACTCAGTAATTCTTTGATCCCTCatgctcagagccctgtgggcTGTGCAGACTCTGCTCTTTGCACCTTGTCCAGGTGACTCTGCCCATAAAGCACACAAAGGGACACTCTGCCTTTGGTGCATCAATCAGGATTATTGGATTTCCCTCAGTGTGGGAAAGGCCCTGTGATAATTACTCAGTGCAGGGCGTGCCTTTGGAGGTATTTATGTATTAGTTTTTCTAGACCAAAGGTGCAATAGGGATTTTTTGCCCACAAAAAATGtcaaacagaaagagaaaggggCTGCAGTTTATCAGAAAACTGTCTTTAGTCATCCTAAGGAAAcgttatattattattatttaaaatacagcaatattgttattattattatattatactttttattatattataaaatacagcaatattattatttaaaatacatattcatAATATATTGTTAAAATTAGATATACTTAATAATGAATATATTCTTATTTAGTTATTTAATGTTATCACTCAGCGATTGCAGGAAAGCTGTAAGCCACACTTCTGTCTTGCCCAAAGGGagcataaggaaaaaaatatttttctttctctctcattaacccaaaaatggggggattTTCACCTTTCCTGGATGtgggcagggaggctggagggTCCCAAACACTCCAGTGTGACCTGGCTGCCACATTGGCTGGGATTTGGCCCCAACCTGCTCCTCTGTTAAAATGTTTGTTTAGGAACATTTGGAAATGTTGCTTTTTGAACTCtggagtgaaaaaaacccctaaagcttttttttaaagggctGTTTAAAAGCCATGTATGGAAAAAGGGATTtgaagcagggctggagaggaggaggaggagaaggaggaggtgTGTGGTGATGTTtgcagggaagagatgagaatcttgactccatgtttcaaaaggctgatttattattttatgatatatattatattaaaagaaaattatatattaaaaaatctactaaaagaatagaagaaaggatttcataaGAAAGCTAACAAAGAAAGGAACAGTAATGATAATAAATttttgtgactgaccagagagtctgagccagctggactgtgattggccattaattaaaaacaaccacatgagaccaatcaaagatgcacctgttgcattccacagcagcaaaacatggagaagctgaagcttctcaggagaaaagatcctggcaaaaggatttttcacaaaatatgtctgtgacagaggtGGGAGACTGGGCAGGGTCagggaggagaagctgcagagcagctgccacaAGGGGATGTTTTTCAGAGCAGTgctgatctctgctctctgtcacTTCTTATTTTCCTCTCCTTATGCTTTTAGTAAACAATGGAGCCAGAGGTAAAAGTGAGTGAAGATTTCAAAAGCCAGTTCAAGGCTtaccaggagcagcagcaaaggcgGCTGAAAAGCGtgatggaggccaagaaggagATGCAGGACAGGCAGAAGAGCACTGGCAGCACAAAGGAGACTGTAAGGGCCCTGAGTGATCTAAACCTGTTTAAAAAAGGACCTCCTGTAAAGGAAGATGCCAGCAAAAGGTAAAGGTCTGGCAGCACCATTCCTTCAGGAAGTCACTGGAGTGTGTTTTGCTTATGATCTCATGAAACTCAATATTATTAAGCTGAGTGGGAACTTTCTGTTTTCACACACTGGGCTTTCATTATCCTGTGCAGATTCTCCTTGTCCATAATTACCCTCAGGGCATTGTGCTGTGCTCTTTAATGTCAGTATTTTACAAATGAAGGGGCAGCCAGGTGCCACCTGACACAATCCAGCCTTTTGGGCACCCTCTGAACTGCTGGTTGGCTCCTACCTAGCTTTAAACTAATAGATTCCCTCCAGGAATCATTTCCAAAGATGGACACAGGCAAAGCAACTGATGGGAGCAAGCCACAGGCCTGCAGTGAAGTTTTCCCTGGGATTTCTTTGCAGTATATCCTGATTTGGTGGATCACAAGATTACCAGCACATTGGGCATTTTGGTATGGATCTCCCTTaatcttgtgttttcttttggaGTAGAGGTTTAAAGCCCCAGCTCAGAtcatttctcttcctcccaggTCACAGTCAGCCTTTCCCTCTGACCCAATTAATGCTTCCCCTgactggagcagctctggggctggacACACCCAAAGGTGTCTGCACTGCTCCTATGGGAATAAATCACATGGACTCCATTTCTTCCTGGTGGAAAATCTCCCTCTTTATTCACATAACTCctttttattcagttttcaGACCTTTTCTGTGACTCCAATTGGTCAGTACTTTTCTTGCCAATTACTTATTGGTAAGCAACAAGTTGTTATTCTGTATTTATTGGTCACTCAACCCCCTGAGGTGTATGTGCAGGGAAAGTTGTTTATGAGagacagttttcatttttctaacgATGTAAAACAGTTTATACAGGTGCTGGTTGGTTTTCACCCAGGAATAGATTGTTATGTTAATGAACTGCTCACACCAGGATTGATTTCACATGGGAACTTGCTAAGTGTTAGCTTTGACCAGACCAGCCACTGATTTTAACAGAGCAGGCTTGATTTTATGAAGCCtttctttgtgatttttctACCTTACTACAACATCAGGTGTTTAGGGCTTTGCTCTGTGGCAGAGGTGAAGccaggtgaagaaattttcatgCACTCACCAGAGCTGTCTGATTTGCCAAATTAAGCCCCCAGTCTGACTTCTACCAGCTGTCCTCTTCCCTTCAACATTGTTTTCTGATGATCTGTAGAAGATTATGAtggaaatttgatttttaacaAATTCCTGTGAGGCTGATTCCCATAGTTCAGATGTTTGGCAGAGCAAAGGGATTTAGGTGCTCCcgtggcacagcctgggcagtgtGCAAAGTGCAGGAAAGCCCAGAAGTTCTCTGCTATTTAGAGTCCAGTACTTTAGGCCTGAGTCATCCCAGATTTTTTATTTACCTCTCTTGATGTGTCACTGGCTCTCAAAAGTCCTCATTTAACATGGCAGGTGTGGCAGATAGATCTGGACTGtcctttgcttgtgtgcatTCAGCAGAGTGGTTGTGAGTGATCAAATCCAGGCAGGATTTGTTTTTGGAAGGGATTCACCAGGATGTTCTCTGCAATATTCCCATGACAGCACATCAGAGGCTCGTTCCAGGATCACAGGGCTGCACATGGCCTGCAGTGACAGTGATTGGAGTTTGTCACTGTTGTTTATAGCAGCAATCAGAAAACATTCTCCTCTCAGAAGTCTCCCTTCCTCTGAGCCTTGGGAATTCTTGTTTCCTTCCTCACATCCTACTCCCCAGTCTTGTTTAGACAAGTGTTTAGCTGATATTTCTGCCTGTTCTGTTCTCTCTGTAACTTTATCCTCCCTTCCCTGTTTGTTGTACTTGAATGTATCCAAGTGACTCTCCCCATTATGTGCAGAATCTGTAACAAGAGCTGGGAAAGACACAATTTGACGAAAGTTAAATTAATTCCTTACTTTTTTTTGGCCTGAACAGGGCAGGCAGTTTGGGAAACCACCTGAattgcaggcagagccctgctcaTAAGCTCCACCTGGCTTTGGTTCCTTGAAGGAGAGTGAAAAGGGGCACCTTTTGCAGCCCTTTTCTTTTGGCTCATTTTTAGCCTCTGTAACAGGGAGAGTCActgtgggatggggtggggagCTCCTCAGAGAAGACTCCAGCTCTGTGCACTTGGGATTTCTGTCCATCCTCCTCCGAGTGCTTTTCCTCAAGACTTGGACTCAGCTCTCTGAAGACTTCGCTGCTCAGGTGTGTTAAGAGCTTAGAACCTTTTTTCCATGTTAATCCCCCAACTGTTCAGAATCTTTTGGTTCAGGTGTCTCTAATTGGATCTGAGTTTTGTTGCTCACTCCTCTGGGTGGTTCATGTGGGAATAGCTCAGTTCTGCCTTTGCTCACGTTGCTCTTtgctttcttctcctttgtGAGCAGCTGCCTTTGATCTCCCTTTGAAACACAAGTGCATTTCTTAATTATGCATTGGGAATCCTCCCCTAAACTGGCTGTGCTGTTTGTGGCAGTGCTTTAAGGGGTCCATGGGCAGATGCAGGGTGCATTTAAAAGCTCTCAGGTCCAATGGGTGCTAAGAGCTTGCTAAAActttggaataaaaaaattgagatgATTATTGAGACATCTGACTTGGTTGTGTTTACAGGTACATACTGTATCAACTGGGCTTTGTCCAAACCACATCTCCAAAGTGGAGATTTAGGGTTAAATGAGAATCTAGGAGTCAATTAATCCAGCTGATTAAGGTATCTGGGTAACTGAGATGCTTCAGATTATCAGGAATTTCCACATGGGAATCCCAGAGCACTGGAGACCTGCAtctcccaccagcagcagctggggtcAGCCCAAATGTCACCTGTGAGTGGGTAATTGTGTTAAATCCCAGCTTTTCTCAAGGACCCCATGTCAGGGAGCTCAGATAATTCTGAATTTCCACAATTGAATGCAGCCCctgaggccacagctcctgGATTTTATATTTGAAGGACCCATCACATCAGGGCCATAAAGAGATTAAAGTTATTAATCCTCTGGATGTCTTAGAGAGATGAAACCTTTAAATGTTGCTAAATGTCCTGAAGAATAGGAGAAGCAGGGCTATTTCTTTCCATTCAGAGAGGTTTTTTGGTATTCTCTGTTTCTAAATGAATTCCAAAAGGCACCATTAGTAATACAAACTGATGCTCACAGGGTTCCAGGAGAATCAGCTGAGGACATGGGAAATTGGTCTTTTATGAATTGCTCTAAaacattgattttttaaaagacccCAGGAGCAGCTTTATAGTCAATGCTCTGTTGGCTTCTCTTGGCTTTGTCAAGTATAGAAAAGAAAGCCTGAATGTCCCACATGCTGAATACTGCCTGATTTCCTCTGAAGAAGCAGGTAAGTAACACTGAGATGACACTATTTGGTAACCTCAATGCACCTGTTCTGTGATGTTTTACCCCAGACAGCtcaagaaaatacaatttttaatttttttttttttaagaagatgTTATCTGAATAGATCAGATAATCAGCTTGTGTTCTTATCTGAGGTTTAGGACATTGTGCCTAATTCAATAAACTCACTCCTGATAAGCTCAGCCCATCTATCATGCAgttgtttcattattttatttctatttgtgCATTGTTTGCCATTATGGTTCATTTTTCCCCAGTTTCTTTGAGGCAGAGaatgagcagctgcaggatcagctccgGGAGCTCCGGGATGAGAACTGCAGGCTCTACAGGCTGATGGCAGAGAAAGATTTTGAAATAAAGGAGCTCCAGAAAAGAGTAAAGGAGGAGAGGTTGGCTCTGTCAGGTAAACACAGAACTTTGTGTTCTCCCCGTGTTGGTTTGCTTGATGCTGGTGACAAAAAAAGTCCCTGAAAAGAATTGTGCTCTGTTAGGGTACACAGTGATTTCTGTTCCTCATAGAACTGTAAACTTGCTATTATTGGCACAAAATAATGATGTtccataaaaatattattttggaaAACTTCTTGTTAGTATcaaagagctgtgctgcagctttctCTGCTCTGTAGGGTTCAATTTCTTATTCAGGCTCCTTTTTTGCTGCCTGAACAGGGCACAGACAGGATGCTGGATGAATGCAAAATTCAGCTTCTAAAgtgattttggtgttttttgacAACTGAACTGTGCAGGCTGCACCTCCTCCACTGGGTGCCACTGTTGGTCAGGACAGCAGTGATGACCAGGCTTGAAGAGAAGGGGGAAACCAGCAACGAGGAGAACTAAATAACATTAAATTCCACCTTAATCCTTGAAAAGCAGCTGTAGTTTGTGTTTAGGAGAGGTGATAATCCCTTCCTGgtcaggagcaggaggcagatgTGCTGTTGCAGCTTCTCTGGCTGATGCCAATCCCTTGgctctgttttcctctctgtatTGTGGCAATCCCCACATTGCCTGGGAGTGAACAGCCTTGGGTCAGTGCAATGCACTTGAAGACCAGCAATTTAACATGGAAACAACAACCTGGCTTTGGTTAATTTAGTATTTACTGTGATTCTCAGCAGCCATTATTTATCCTGAAAACTGAGGTAAAAGTAGCTCCTAGGTGGGAGGGGTAGCACAAATCACACAAAAGAATGAGGACAGTGCTTTTGAAAATAATGAATTGAATTcaagtgcttttaaaataaattccttcaAAACAATAAATTGTGTTCTTTACAAGGTTTTTAAACAGTGGCATGGGAACAAATTCTGTTGCCAGTTTTATTCTGTGTGGCCCAATTAATGTCCCTGGGGCTTTATGGGCCTCAGCATTCACTTGGGAGCGATCTCTCACCTCTCACCCCACCCCAGTCCATGAATATCAGAGAAAAGTGATTACTGTAATGATGAAAGAGTTAAGAGCAATGACAGCAGCCAGGTTCTGTCTGCACACCCCCACCAAGGGTTTGTTGTTGCAGGCTCATGTTCCTCGCTGAGCTGGCAGTTTCTGTGGACATTGTTTGCCATGACATTGATTTTGCACTTGTACCAGAGCTTTGCTTCACCTGTGTGGTGTTAACCAGAGCCAGGTGACACAAGAGCCAGGCCTGgggtttgctttgtttgtggCACTCATCAAACCCTCCCTGATGAGGGAGCCAGTGACGTGGCTAATTAAAAGAGCAATTTAGAGTCATGCAGTAAAGCTCCCTGTGTAATCCCAAGGGAGTTATAAATAGGCACAATGAAATTTCCTGGACCTTGTCCAGCACCCAGCTGTAATATTGTGCCTGACCTTTGAGAACTGATGTCTGGAAACGTTCACACCTctgttccagcagctcctcctgtaGTAAACAACCAGGCAAAGCTGAGTGTTGCCTTTTTCTGTGATAATGCCAAAAAATCCTGTTCCCAGCTGTCCTTCCCACCACTGCCCTCTCTGGGTAAAAATGTGGCTCCAACCACCATTAAATCTCTGTTCTAGGGTGTCAGGTAAATTTCTCCTTTTATATTTCTCTATTGAGTACTATTTGTTTTTTATGAGCTCTTCTGGGCTGGACAGGATTTGGATTTATGTATATAAACATTGCCACAGTGTGAAATGTGGCAGTGGTGTGCTGCTGAATCAAAGGACCAACCCATCCAGCTGGCACCTCTGACATCTCTTCCCTCACTTGTTCATTGgagtgcctggcacagctcagagagGAAGGGATGGGACAATGCAGGTTCATTGTGGCAGAGAACAAAAGCCTGCTCTGTTCTGAATCCGAATCCTGCCTGTGAGATGTGCCCTCTGCTTTGATGTGTCCTTTCAGGGGTGTCTGGTTTGGCTGGAGACGTGGCTGCCACCAAAATAGTTGAGCTGGCCAAAAAGAACCGGGAGGTGACTGCTGAGTTTGAGAGTGAGAGAGCCAGAGTGAAGCAGCTGAATCACAGAGTcaaggagctggagagagaagtGAGgcatttttcttgttctttttgcATGATAAAACATGGAAATCCAGCCTCTGGGATAGAAAATGGGTTTGGTTCATGTTCCCGTGTTGAATTTGCTCTTAAATCTGTGTTTGCTTGGGGTTGTGGTCATTTCTGTCCATGATGTTCCCTCAGCTGTTTCACCTCTGCAGGGGAATCAGATTTCACCTGTGCAGGTGAATATCCTATAGGAAAGGATATCTCCAAGTTACAATGAGCCAAGGGTTTATTAAACAGCGATTAGGAATGTTCATTTGTAGAAGCACAGAGACATTTCTACCCATTTGTCAATGCTATTTctcttattatttatttttttagaaggAAATTTCACACCTTTGTGTCTTACAGTCCCACCTCGTTAAGACCAGTCACTAATTAGTTCTTTATTCTTCTAAGCTTTTGTAATGCCTGTAATGAAAGCTGTTTTCTGGAATAAGTACTTACACAGCTGAAACAACACCAAGCTATATCATATAAGACAGCAAATCTTCACTCAGGCAG encodes:
- the HIGD1A gene encoding HIG1 domain family member 1A, mitochondrial, encoding MSPSQESVYPDYETETSQTSKLIKKVKETPFVPIGMAGFTAVVAYGLYKLKHRGDMKLSLHLIHMRVAAQGFAVGALTCGVLYSMFREYVVKPKE